In the Arachis ipaensis cultivar K30076 chromosome B10, Araip1.1, whole genome shotgun sequence genome, one interval contains:
- the LOC107619956 gene encoding transcription factor bHLH30-like has product MELLRENADGTATRECKRNCHERNTDGTAEREQKLYDIFMRIGKQRTTLVWTKLTLLGEVVKQVKELKKNAEEASKGFLIPMDSNEVKVEATEEGDGSSMSYRATVCCEYPPDLLSDLRQTFDGLQLQLVSAQVSTLGDRVKNEVVYTCYCKGDMMSSVEACQVLARNLHQSLSSLLTSHPIHNRRLRCLQTSAVSCYN; this is encoded by the exons atggaactgctacgagagaacgcagatggaactgccacaaGAGAATGCaaacggaactgccacgagagaaacacagacggaactgccgaaagAGAGCAAAAACTATATGATATCTTCATGAGAATAGGAAAACAGCGGACGACATTGGT ATGGACAAAGCTGACGTTACTGGGTGAAGTTGTTAAGCAAGTGAAGGAATTGAAGAAGAATGCAGAGGAAGCAAGCAAAGGGTTCCTGATCCCAATGGATTCCAATGAAGTGAAAGTTGAAGCAACTGAAGAAGGAGATGGATCATCAATGTCTTACAGGGCAACCGTGTGCTGCGAATACCCGCCTGATCTGCTATCTGATCTAAGACAAACATTTGATGGCCTCCAACTTCAATTGGTGAGTGCACAAGTATCCACTCTGGGAGACAGAGTGAAGAATGAAGTTGTGTATACTTGTTACTGCAAAGGGGATATGATGAGTAGTGTTGAGGCATGCCAAGTTCTTGCAAGGAATCTTCATCAGTCACTGTCTTCTCTACTCACCTCACATCCAATCCACAATAGAAGACTACGCTGTCTTCAAACATCTGCTGTCTCATGCtacaattaa
- the LOC107619957 gene encoding SNF1-related protein kinase regulatory subunit beta-2-like: MSQRQILQDGYVERVVHEGLKYVNITWKHPVNWDVAVTGSWDNWQTREALQLQTPPHVYGIFKALKTGVYHYRYIVGGYHTHAPEFPWALDASGCPYNILDLRDFIPEMVATLGDTECPPSPPWSYDNMPFNDKEFDKPPPKLPRKLPLITSDDPSYSSTILPRPSHVELNHLYIHKTHGPGGEFRALRSTQKFGHKYVSIV; this comes from the exons ATGAGCCAGCGGCAAATACTGCAAGATGGGTACGTAGAAAGAGTGGTACATGAAGGATTGAAATATGTGAATATTACTTGGAAGCACCCAGTAAACTGGGACGTTGCTGTTACAGGATCATGGGACAACTGGCAAACCAGGGAAGCCCTGCAGTTGCAGACTCCCCCTCATGTTTATGGCATTTTTAAAGCACTCAAAACAGGTGTCTATCATTACCGTTACATTGTAGGTGGCTATCACACCCATGCTCCAGAATTCCCCTGGGCTCTTGATGCTTCTGGTTGCCCCTACAATATCTTGGATTTGCGG GATTTTATTCCAGAAATGGTTGCAACGTTAGGTGATACCGAATGTCCTCCATCCCCACCATGGAGTTATGATAACATGCCCTTCAATGACAAAGAGTTTGACAAGCCTCCGCCCAAGTTACCACGAAAACTACCACTGATAACAAGTGATGACCCTTCTTATTCATCCACGATTCTCCCTAGACCCTCACATGTGGAACTCAATCATCTATATATCCACAAAACCCACGGGCCTGGGGGTGAATTCAGGGCCCTGCGTTCCACCCAGAAGTTTGGACACAAATATGTCAGCATTGTTTGA
- the LOC107619955 gene encoding zingipain-2 — MISHASNILVLLFFLCTTLFISFSSSTSFPTQYSILGPNLDRALSKDEAMLLFQLWKKEHGRVYIDLDEMTKRFEIFVSNLNYITGSNAKRMSLSPSHHHHLLGVSKFADLSPTEFKEMYLHDFEMATDDNGMKGINEVSCQAPSSLDWRQKGVVTPVKSQGTCGSCWAFSAAGAIEGVNAIATGELINLSEQQILDCDPESNGCYVGYVDKAFDWVMSNGGIALDANYPYEGEKLTCQSSMIVHNTATIDGYGHVPQSDEGLLCATAKQPVSVCLNANDFQFYHSGIYDGENCAPTDYTNHCLLIVGYDSKEGQDFWIVKNSWGDNWGLNGYIWIKRNTNLPYGVCGINAAAYIPIKNTIHP, encoded by the exons ATGATTTCCCATGCCTCAAACATTCTTGTTCTCCTCTTCTTCTTATGTACTAcattattcatatctttttcttctAGTACAAGCTTTCCAACCCAATACTCCATACTGGGTCCTAACCTGGACAGGGCTCTTTCAAAGGATGAAGCCATGCTACTATTCCAACTATGGAAGAAAGAGCATGGACGAGTCTACATTGACCTAGATGAGATGACAAAGAGATTTGAGATTTTTGTGTCTAATTTGAACTACATCACGGGTTCTAATGCAAAGAGAATGTCATTATCACCttctcatcatcaccatcttcttggTGTGAGTAAGTTTGCTGATTTGAGCCCAACTGAGTTCAAAGAAATGTACTTGCACGACTTTGAAATGGCGACTGATGACAATGGCATGAAGGGAATTAATGAGGTATCTTGTCAAGCTCCTTCATCCTTGGATTGGAGGCAAAAGGGAGTTGTCACCCCGGTTAAGAGCCAAGGAACTTGTG GAAGCTGTTGGGCATTCTCAGCGGCAGGTGCAATTGAAGGAGTAAACGCTATAGCAACAGGGGAGCTTATTAACCTTTCAGAGCAACAGATTCTGGATTGTGATCCTGAAAGCAATGGTTGTTACGTGGGATATGTGGATAAAGCGTTCGATTGGGTTATGAGCAATGGTGGCATTGCCTTAGATGCTAATTATCCTTATGAAGGAGAGAAGCTTACCTGCCAATCATCCATG ATTGTACACAATACTGCAACCATTGATGGCTATGGACACGTTCCACAATCAGACGAGGGACTCTTGTGTGCCACTGCTAAACAACCTGTTAGTGTGTGCCTCAACGCAAATGACTTTCAATTTTACCATTCT GGAATATATGATGGTGAGAACTGTGCGCCAACTGATTATACAAATCACTGTCTGTTAATTGTGGGTTATGATTCCAAAGAGGGACAAGATTTTTGGATTGTGAAGAATTCGTGGGGCGATAACTGGGGATTGAATGGCTATATATGGATCAAAAGGAACACTAATTTACCATATGGGGTCTGTGGAATCAATGCTGCGGCCTATATACCAATCAAAAACACCATTCATCCTTAG